The following DNA comes from Salvia hispanica cultivar TCC Black 2014 unplaced genomic scaffold, UniMelb_Shisp_WGS_1.0 HiC_scaffold_45, whole genome shotgun sequence.
agggttttgtttctttcttgagagagaaacaaagtagagagaagggagagaaaATGCAGTTTGTCGatcgggattattggagagagaaactgCCGGTTCGTCTTTTTGgtgaaaagatggtgcggttgcaggcgtgatgtaagcaaccgtacacctcccataaatatcggccaaatttgaaattcaaattatctccaTCCCTCCTCGACATCCTTCTCTAGACTCTCCTTCCCTAGCTGATTTCCCTGACCATGACATTAtacttaaaagaaattgaagacGCCAGACTCCTAGGTCAAGGTTAGAATATAAGACATCGGTTTTCCTACGGAGTCTGGtgcttcaaaaatatttttggaagatttaaattttatatacatttttttggattttcctaTGTTTAAAAcgcaattaaactatttacacactCCGTTTAAGTATTCTCGAGATTTCCTGGTTCagtgtatatatttaaagTGTCAACCAATTaacctgacccaggaattcatcgagaaTATCTCCTTGTCTGACTAGGTGATAATAGAGAGTGCGCGTAGTGGCACTTCCTCCACTACACACAACTCAGAATTGtccctatagactttcactctatgaccattaacaaggaAATGGATAGAGTTAGaggcacttccctggatctgCTCCATTCGCCCGAAGGCCGATAATGGTATATGGACCGATCCATTTAGATTTCAACTTTCCTGGCATCAGCTTGAGCCAggattggaaaaggagcaccttctgtcccacatggaGTTCCTTGACTCGGAGAttcttgtcatgccataactttGTCCTTTCTTTAtaccacatggcagactcaTAAGACTCCAGCCGTAACTCCTCCAGCTCTTGTAACTGTAGCTTCCTCTGCTCTTCACAAGCCGAAGGCTTCATATTCATCTCCTTGACCGCCCAGTACGCCTTGTTCTCTATACCCACGGGCAAGTGGCACATTTTGCCAAACACCAGCCTATAAGGCGACATTCCGATAGGAGTTTTGAAAGCAGTTCTGTAGGCCCATAATGCATCACCGAGCCTTTTACTCCAGTCTTTCTttgacggattaactgtcttctccaatattgccttgatctcgcgattagaaattTCTGCTTGGCCGTTAGACTGAGGGTGGTACGGGGTAGATACCctatggtgaacaccatatttcttcatcagagcctcgatggtgcgattacagaaatgtgTTCCTTGATCTGAGATGATGGCTCGAGGAACTTCGTATCTGTTGACACATCCTTCGATTAACATGTCGTGGTAGCCTTGGCTTCTATCCATTTAGACACATAGTCTATTGCAACCAATATATGTGTTCCCACAGGATGATGGAAATGGTCCCATGCAGTCCATCCCCCATACGTCGAAGATTTCACAAACAATTACTGGGACCTGGGGCATCTCGTCCTTCCTTGAAATTCCTCCGGTCTGTTGGCACCTCTCGCAACACTGACAAAACTCGAAGGCATCTTTATTCAGTGTCGGCCAGTAGAAACCACTATCCAGCACCTTCCTCGTTGTTTTTTCTTGGCCCAAAGTGACCTCCACACGCCAGGGTGTGGCAATGAATCAgcacatctctttgttcccattcgggaatgcagcgtctaatcacttgatcCGAACACATCTTCCATAAGCAAGGatcgtcccaaaagtaatatttggcttcacttttaattttcatcttctgggCCCGAGAAACTTCGTCTGAACTTGGCacctctcccgtgaccaagtaaTTTGCTAAGTCAGCAAACCATGGTTCTGTGTGCAATGTTCGCTTCCCTTTGTCGGATTCTCCTAGACCAGTTAATGCCAAGACCGCCTCCGAAATGATCCATCTAGGGGATTCCCCTAGATAATACAAATGCTCTTCAGGAAAggcatcgggtatggcctcttccGTTTCCCCTTGAtgaattctgctcaagtggtcagctactctattctccgttcctcttttgtctctcacttcccaatcaaactcctaCAAAAgcaacacccaacggattaacctCGGTTTAAACTCTTTCTTAgccagtaagtactttatCGCTGCGTGATCTGTGAAAactataaccctcgacccaagCAGATAGGGTCGGAACTTCTCAAATGAGTACacgacagccaacatttccttctccgtggtatcatagttcttTTGAGCTTGATTTAGAGTCTTGGATGCATATAAGatcacataactttttccGTCTATCTTTTGCCCTAAGACAGCTCCCACAGCGAAATCACTCGCGTcgcacattatctcaaaatGATGATTCCAGTCTGGCGCCCTGATAATTGGTGCTGACACGAGTCTGTCCTTGAGCAACTGAAATGCCTTCttgcatccttcgtcaaagacgaattccacatcgTTGTGCAATAAATGAGTGAGCGGTTGCGCTATTTTCGCGAAATCCCTGATAAACCTTCTATAAAATCCCGCGTGACCCAGGAAGCCTCTAACTTCCTTTTGGTTCGTGGGGTAaggtaactttgatattacGTCTACCTTTTCCTTGTCCACCTGTATTCCTATTTCAGAAACAacgtgacccaggacaataccttcagtcaccatgaagtgacatttttcgaaattcaaaACTAGGTGCTTCTCCTGGCATCTTTTCAATACTAGATCAAGGCTGGCTAAACAGGTGTCGAATGAATTCCCGTATACGGtaaaatcatccatgaatatctcaatgcatacttcaagcaaatctgaaaaaatactcatcatacaccgctgGAACGTTCCTggtgcattacacaatccaaacggcattcttcggtatgcatacgTACCAAAAGGGCACGTGAATGTGGTTTTCCCTTGGTCCTCTGGGTTAACGTAGATATGGAAATAGCCATCAAGGAAACTAAAATACTGTTTGCTAGCCAATGTTTCTaacatctgatcaatgaaaggtaagggaaaatgatccttcttCGTGGCCTCATTCAGCTTCCTATAATCGACGCACATCCTCCATTCAGTCACAAGCCTAGTGGGCACCAACTCgttcttttcattcttaacaacctgtattccagactttttgggcaccatatggacaggactgacccactcactgtccggaatggagtagatgatcccCGGAGAGAGCAATTTCAACACCTCCTTCAGAActtcctctcgcatgttcggattcagTTTCCGTTGTGCGTCTCGGTGAGCCTTAGCACCCTCTTCTaaacggatgtggtgcataTAAAGATCAGGACTGATTTCTACTAAATCAGAGAGAGTCCACCCTATTACTTTCTTGTTCCGCTTGATTACTTCCAAAAGTTCCTTCTCCTGCTCCTCGGTCAAGTTACTGTTGACTATCACTGGGAATGTCTCATTCTCTTCCAAGTAAGCATACATGAGACCTGGTGGAAGCGTCTTCAGTTCTTTCTTAGTGTTattcgtctcctggggcaagggatttttttctgcaatttCGGGTAATGTCTCCTTCCCAGACCCAGGAGAATTCTCCAGACTAGCCACATGGGCTGATCCCCTTGATCGAGCTGACTCGGGATTTCCGCAAAACTCCATGATGGACTCTGTTAGTTCATCATCTGTCAATTTCTttgtgttcattgctgcacaccacCCTACAACTTCTTGATCGATTaaatggctcaactccgagttgtcaatttgttcctgtatcaattctgtctcaagatattcttggaccagggggttaataacatctaGAGCAtacaaattctcaacatcCAATGGACTTTTCATCCCCTCACTatgctaaatgtatatttttccccattataatccaagcaaattgttccatcaaagacattgataatggtcttagcagtGCGCAAGAATGGTCTCCATAAAAGcacgccactagactcagcagactcattatcattcatcttgataacatagaaatcagcaggatatagaaaatcatgcaccttGGTGGCGACCATCCTAACCCCTGTCAGTTTCTTGTAGAtcgaaagcggtaaaacatttatggacgcccctagatcacacatagcatgctcgactcTTATGTCCCCTAGAgaaatgggtaatgtgaacataacatacctgggtctgtgcatttCGAAGGCatccttttcttttgtatcacagctGATACGTTCTCCCCTATCACAATCTTCCCGTCTGGCTTGGTCTTCCCAgctatgaattccttgatgaacttgctaaAGGCAGGCATCTTCAGGGCTTGCAAAAAGGGCAGATTGATTTCCAGTTTGCTAAAAATCTTCATGAggtcctctgtatcatccttctttttctttgcttctCCTCGGTGTGGAAACGACTTTGCTCGCTTCACCGCATTTGTGGAACTCCCAGCCGGGATTTCGCCAGCTTCCCCACTTTCTTCCTTACTTACTAACTCAGGCTCTGGATctaggaaaaatggatcagCTTCCCGAGGTAgagatccccctaaatctcctTTCTGGAGGTCATCCTGAACAGGAACTTCCCTGGGTCCAGGGCTATTTCCTTGAAACACCTGACTCTCCTTCCCTTTATTTGCCTGTGCGGATATTTCTTCGTCGATCTCCAATGTCGGTCCTTCATAGCCCCTCCCGGATCTCAAGGTAAtgtgactaatgtttgctcggtcgGGTGGCTTGACCGTGGCAGGaagttttccttcatttccccACATCTCATTCAAAGAAACCGCGATCTGGGACAGCTGTtttgccatcatgtccatAGCTGCTTGGTGTTCCAATTGAGCGTCTTGCAAgttattctgcatgaactgatgtgaattcactaggtcgtggaccatgtcatccaaactcctttgtggcctggagttggattgattagaatttgatccttgaccttggttctgtcCTTGGGTTTGTCGATAGTTACCCTGATTCCCTTGGTGGTTATTGTACTGGTTGCTCGACCCTTGATTCTCTTGGtgatttggttgggaattCGGAATTCTGATAGTTCCCTTGGTTATTCCTCtggtgaggtggcacataggagctcCCTGGATCATTCTAATTCATGcttccccaattagtatggtcCTGATACTTGTACCCAATTGTAGTTGCCACTCTTGATTTCTCCCTGACCTgttggactgcctctctggagggtgtgcataatttgTGAGTTGCAGTGGGGGTGGCCGACTTTGATCATTGtcagtccatctaaaattgGGTTGAGTCCTCCATGGGGCCTCCTTTTGCcttccttggttccaacttcTATCTGGATTCCAGCTCCCCATCGAATTTGCCTGGGCTTGGTACTCTCCTCCGGGGTTGACTGTAATAAGGTTAAAGTTGCCTTTCCTCTAGACCTTGGGATCTCTCATTTCCTTGTGGGGCATGAGGGTTGCATTTCTCAATAGCATTCAACAGAgctttctccaatttatctATCTTGTCCTCCACTTTCTTGTCGTCTTGCTCTGTTACTGCATTGGCTGATCCCCTCCTCAATATGCtccgcgggttatcataggccttttTCACCTCGATTAATCTTCCCAAAATCTCTTTGGCTTCACTAgctttattcttggtaaaatttcccccgctcgaggaattcatcaagtcctttgattcagggtttgcaccttcgtaaAACAGATAGTAAGTCTCTGCCTCGatcatcctgtggttcggacaagcatccaacaaTCCCTTTAACCGGGACCAGTAAGAGCTCAAAGACTCATCATACTCTtgcttgcactcctgaatctccttcttcagaGCGTTCGTCTTGTTGGctgggaaaaaataatccagGAACTCCAGtttgaaa
Coding sequences within:
- the LOC125199302 gene encoding uncharacterized protein LOC125199302 encodes the protein MSPYRLVFGKMCHLPVGIENKAYWAVKEMNMKPSACEEQRKLQLQELEELRLESYESAMWYKERTKLWHDKNLRVKELHVGQKVLLFQSWLKLMPGKLKSKWIGPYTIIGLRANGADPGKCL
- the LOC125199303 gene encoding uncharacterized protein LOC125199303, which gives rise to MDMMAKQLSQIAVSLNEMWGNEGKLPATVKPPDRANISHITLRSGRGYEGPTLEIDEEISAQANKGKESQVFQGNSPGPREVPVQDDLQKGDLGGSLPREADPFFLDPEPELVSKEESGEAGEIPAGSSTNAVKRAKSFPHRGEAKKKKDDTEDLMKIFSKLEINLPFLQALKMPAFSKFIKEFIAGKTKPDGKIVIGENVSAVIQKKRMPSKCTDPAMNTKKLTDDELTESIMEFCGNPESARSRGSAHVASLENSPGSGKETLPEIAEKNPLPQETNNTKKELKTLPPGLMYAYLEENETFPVIVNSNLTEEQEKELLEVIKRNKKVIGWTLSDLVEISPDLYMHHIRLEEGAKAHRDAQRKLNPNMREEVLKEVVKNEKNELVPTRLVTEWRMCVDYRKLNEATKKDHFPLPFIDQMLETLASKQYFSFLDGYFHIYVNPEDQGKTTFTCPFGIQVDKEKVDVISKLPYPTNQKEVRGFLGHAGFYRRFIRDFAKIAQPLTHLLHNDVEFVFDEGCKKAFQLLKDRLVSAPIIRAPDWNHHFEIMCDASDFAVGAVLGQKIDGKSYVILYASKTLNQAQKNYDTTEKEMLAVVYSFEKFRPYLLGSRVIVFTDHAAIKYLLAKKEFKPRLIRWVLLL